The Halorhabdus sp. BNX81 genome includes a region encoding these proteins:
- the leuC gene encoding 3-isopropylmalate dehydratase large subunit, with protein sequence MSQGTLYDKVWDEHKVTQLPNGQDQLFVGLHLIHEVTSPQAFGMLRERDIEVARPDLTHATVDHIVPTSDQSRPYSDDAAEEMMSELEENVRDAGIEFSDPTTGDQGIVHVIGPEQGITQPGKTIVCGDSHTSTHGAFGALAFGIGTSQIRDVLATQCIAMEKQKVRKIQVDGELGPGVEAKDIILEIIRRLGTDGGVGYVYEYAGEAIENLDMEGRMSICNMSIEGGARAGYVNPDETTYEWMQETDYFQENPEAFDELKPYWESIRSDADAEYDDVVHIDASELEPVVTWGTTPGQGIGITEPIPHPEDLPADKQDTARRAQEHMRVEPGETMAGYDIDVVFLGSCTNARLPDLRRAADIVEGREVDDSVRAMVVPGSQRVQQAAEEEGLADIFREAGFEWRNAGCSMCLGMNEDQLEGDEASASSSNRNFVGRQGSKDGRTVLMNPQMVAAAAVTGEVTDVRELPEVTPA encoded by the coding sequence ATGAGTCAGGGAACGCTGTACGACAAGGTATGGGACGAGCACAAGGTAACGCAACTCCCCAACGGACAGGATCAACTGTTCGTCGGGCTGCACCTCATCCACGAGGTCACGAGCCCGCAGGCCTTCGGGATGCTCCGGGAGCGAGATATCGAGGTCGCCCGGCCGGATCTGACCCACGCGACGGTCGATCACATCGTCCCGACGAGCGATCAGTCCCGGCCCTACAGCGATGACGCGGCCGAGGAGATGATGTCCGAACTCGAGGAAAACGTCCGCGACGCGGGCATCGAGTTTTCCGATCCGACGACGGGCGATCAGGGCATCGTCCACGTCATCGGCCCGGAGCAGGGCATCACCCAGCCCGGCAAGACCATCGTCTGTGGCGACAGCCACACCTCCACCCACGGTGCCTTCGGCGCGCTGGCCTTCGGCATCGGGACCTCCCAGATCCGGGACGTCCTGGCCACCCAGTGCATCGCCATGGAAAAACAGAAGGTCCGGAAGATCCAGGTCGACGGCGAACTGGGGCCGGGCGTCGAGGCCAAGGACATCATCCTGGAGATCATCCGTCGCCTCGGAACTGATGGCGGCGTCGGCTACGTCTACGAGTACGCCGGCGAGGCCATCGAGAACCTCGACATGGAAGGCCGGATGAGCATCTGCAACATGTCCATCGAGGGGGGCGCTCGCGCGGGCTACGTCAACCCTGACGAGACCACCTACGAATGGATGCAAGAGACGGACTACTTCCAGGAGAACCCCGAGGCCTTCGACGAGCTGAAGCCGTACTGGGAGTCGATCCGGAGCGACGCGGACGCCGAGTACGACGATGTCGTCCACATCGACGCGAGCGAACTGGAGCCGGTCGTCACGTGGGGCACGACGCCGGGCCAGGGCATCGGCATCACCGAGCCGATCCCCCACCCCGAGGACCTGCCTGCGGACAAGCAGGACACCGCGCGTCGCGCCCAGGAGCACATGCGCGTCGAGCCCGGCGAGACGATGGCGGGCTACGACATCGACGTGGTCTTCCTGGGCTCGTGTACGAACGCCCGCCTGCCCGACCTGCGGCGAGCAGCCGACATCGTCGAGGGCCGGGAAGTCGACGACAGCGTCCGGGCGATGGTCGTCCCCGGCAGCCAGCGCGTCCAGCAGGCTGCCGAGGAGGAAGGCCTGGCGGATATTTTCCGCGAGGCCGGCTTCGAGTGGCGCAACGCCGGCTGTTCGATGTGTCTGGGCATGAACGAGGACCAGTTGGAGGGCGACGAGGCCTCCGCGTCGTCGTCAAACCGGAACTTCGTCGGCCGCCAGGGCAGCAAGGACGGCCGGACGGTCCTGATGAACCCCCAGATGGTCGCCGCCGCGGCCGTGACGGGCGAAGTGACTGACGTGCGCGAACTGCCGGAGGTGACCCCCGCATGA